A DNA window from Limnothrix sp. FACHB-406 contains the following coding sequences:
- the efeB gene encoding iron uptake transporter deferrochelatase/peroxidase subunit, whose product MVKPRFSWSRRQLLGRGLAIAVGAGLGLWQGQRWWGDRSEAAALAEAIPFWGPHQPGIATPDVAAALVVALDVTARDRQELTQLFQTLTDRIAYLMAGGALKPLDQRYPPSGSGILGDEFPADRLTVTVSVGASLFDQRYGLAAAKPRHLTEMPNFPNDRLDPQLCHGDLLLQFCANHEETNIHALRDILKQLSGLVVLRWQMAGFQQPDRDPHPRRTTVRNLLGFKDGTVNPNPKDEKLMNRLVWVSRNSPEPAWTVGGSYHVVRIIRMFVEFWDRTPLDEQEAVMGRSRSSGAPLGYRHEEEIPNYQRAGKAIPLDSHIRLANPRNPGMGEHQILRKGFHYSRDIDRAGQLDMGLLFLAFQQDVKTGFEAIQNRLNGEPLEEYIKPIGGGYFFALPGVPDRDSYLGQSLLQSV is encoded by the coding sequence ATGGTAAAACCACGCTTTTCCTGGAGTCGGCGGCAACTCCTGGGACGGGGATTGGCGATCGCCGTTGGTGCAGGCCTGGGCCTGTGGCAAGGTCAGCGTTGGTGGGGTGATCGCTCCGAAGCCGCTGCCCTGGCGGAGGCGATTCCCTTTTGGGGCCCTCACCAACCGGGCATCGCCACACCGGATGTGGCCGCTGCTTTGGTGGTGGCTTTGGACGTGACTGCACGCGATCGCCAGGAACTGACTCAACTGTTTCAAACCCTGACCGATCGCATTGCCTATTTGATGGCTGGTGGTGCCCTGAAGCCCTTGGATCAGCGCTATCCCCCCAGCGGCTCCGGTATTTTGGGCGACGAATTTCCCGCCGATCGGCTCACGGTCACCGTTTCCGTGGGGGCCTCTCTGTTTGACCAACGCTACGGCCTGGCCGCCGCCAAACCCCGTCATTTGACGGAAATGCCCAATTTCCCGAACGATCGCCTCGATCCCCAGCTTTGCCATGGCGACTTGCTCTTGCAGTTTTGCGCCAACCACGAAGAAACCAACATCCACGCCCTGCGCGACATCCTGAAGCAATTGTCGGGGTTGGTGGTTTTGCGTTGGCAAATGGCCGGTTTCCAACAGCCCGATCGCGACCCCCATCCCCGCCGCACCACCGTGCGCAACCTGTTGGGGTTCAAGGACGGCACGGTGAACCCGAACCCGAAAGACGAGAAGTTAATGAACCGATTGGTTTGGGTTTCTCGTAACAGCCCAGAACCGGCCTGGACGGTCGGCGGTTCCTATCACGTGGTGCGAATTATTCGGATGTTTGTGGAGTTTTGGGATCGAACTCCCTTGGATGAGCAAGAAGCGGTGATGGGGCGATCGCGCAGTAGCGGTGCGCCCTTGGGTTACCGCCACGAGGAAGAGATTCCAAACTATCAACGGGCTGGCAAAGCAATTCCCCTCGATTCCCATATTCGGTTGGCAAACCCGCGCAATCCCGGCATGGGAGAACATCAAATTTTGCGCAAAGGATTCCACTACTCCCGCGATATCGATCGCGCCGGTCAGTTGGACATGGGCTTGCTCTTTTTGGCCTTTCAACAGGATGTGAAAACTGGCTTTGAAGCCATTCAAAATCGGCTGAATGGTGAACCCTTGGAGGAATACATTAAGCCGATCGGGGGCGGCTATTTCTTTGCCCTGCCTGGCGTGCCCGATCGCGACAGCTACTTGGGTCAGTCTCTGTTGCAATCGGTGTAA
- a CDS encoding Crp/Fnr family transcriptional regulator yields the protein MLTSVDRLLFIREVPIFKELRDEFLVRLASCMDELSFSAKQTIFTQGQEGRSLYIVVSGRVRVHLNDRDLAHLGKGSFFGEMSLFDAEPRSASVTTIEPCECLMLTQQQLYDAIDETPDIAVNVIRLLSRRIRELNQKLNASRELDGKGSGSTLLPSNSQNS from the coding sequence ATGCTCACTAGCGTCGATCGCCTGCTCTTTATCCGCGAAGTCCCGATTTTTAAAGAACTGCGCGACGAGTTCCTCGTGCGGTTGGCTTCCTGCATGGATGAGTTATCGTTTTCTGCCAAGCAAACGATCTTCACGCAGGGGCAAGAGGGGCGATCGCTCTACATTGTGGTGTCGGGACGGGTGCGGGTGCATCTGAACGATCGAGATTTGGCCCATCTAGGGAAAGGATCCTTTTTTGGGGAAATGTCGCTGTTTGATGCGGAACCCCGATCGGCCTCCGTCACGACGATCGAACCCTGCGAATGTTTGATGCTGACCCAACAGCAGCTCTACGACGCGATCGACGAAACTCCCGATATTGCGGTGAATGTGATTCGGCTGCTCTCTCGTCGGATTCGGGAGCTGAATCAAAAACTGAATGCCAGTCGCGAATTGGACGGCAAAGGATCCGGATCAACCCTCTTACCGTCCAATTCCCAAAACAGCTAG
- a CDS encoding alpha/beta fold hydrolase — protein sequence MNATPLATTDPQPPVPQRPARSWVDRVGDRRDWVWRGWSTRYSFLPGPAVNGGPPILLLHGFGASIGYWRSNMEALATHHPVYALDLVGFGASCKPSVAYDAYFWAEQVREFWQTFIGVPAVVVGNSIGSAIALTVAECYPEMVCGAVAISLPDPSMREEIIPRALRPLVLGLEALVASPWLLQAVFYGVRRPAVVRRWAGLAWGDPGAIDSELVEILTEPARDRGAARTFAQIIRAMASSRFSPPIRRVLNHIQIPVLLLWGTRDRLIPFALSQQFVGCSPRLEFVPIEGAGHCPHDEAPDRVNALLRQWLDRLGRSADAAGEN from the coding sequence ATGAACGCAACTCCACTGGCCACAACCGACCCGCAACCCCCAGTCCCTCAACGCCCGGCGCGATCGTGGGTCGATCGCGTGGGCGATCGGCGTGATTGGGTTTGGCGCGGTTGGTCAACCCGCTACAGTTTCCTGCCCGGCCCGGCGGTGAATGGCGGGCCGCCCATTTTGTTGCTGCATGGGTTTGGAGCCTCGATCGGCTATTGGCGCTCCAACATGGAAGCCCTGGCCACTCACCACCCGGTTTATGCCCTTGATTTGGTCGGCTTTGGCGCATCCTGCAAACCATCGGTGGCCTACGATGCTTACTTTTGGGCGGAGCAGGTGCGGGAGTTTTGGCAAACCTTCATTGGGGTTCCGGCGGTGGTGGTGGGCAACTCGATCGGCTCGGCCATTGCCCTCACGGTGGCGGAATGCTACCCCGAAATGGTTTGTGGGGCTGTGGCCATTAGCTTGCCCGATCCATCCATGCGCGAGGAAATTATTCCCAGGGCCCTGCGCCCGCTGGTGCTGGGGCTGGAGGCTTTGGTGGCTTCTCCCTGGCTGTTGCAGGCTGTTTTTTATGGGGTGCGCCGGCCGGCCGTGGTGCGGCGCTGGGCTGGCTTGGCTTGGGGAGATCCCGGAGCGATCGATTCGGAGTTGGTGGAAATTTTGACAGAGCCGGCCCGCGATCGGGGGGCGGCCCGCACCTTTGCCCAAATTATCCGCGCCATGGCCAGCAGCCGGTTTTCGCCCCCCATTCGGCGGGTGTTGAACCACATCCAAATTCCGGTGCTCCTGTTGTGGGGCACGCGCGATCGACTCATTCCCTTCGCCCTCTCCCAACAATTTGTCGGTTGTTCACCGCGTTTGGAATTTGTGCCGATCGAGGGAGCGGGTCATTGTCCCCACGATGAAGCGCCCGATCGAGTGAATGCCCTCTTGCGCCAATGGCTCGATCGACTGGGGCGATCAGCCGACGCGGCAGGAGAAAACTAG
- a CDS encoding sulfate/molybdate ABC transporter ATP-binding protein: MGIVVENVTKRFGDFLAVDNVSLSLESGSLVALLGASGSGKSTLLRLIAGLEKPDSGRIWLTGKDATDQTVQERNIGFVFQHYALFKHMNVRQNIGFGLELQKTDRAKVRQRVDELLELVQLSGLGDRYPSQLSGGQRQRVALARALAVEPKVLLLDEPFGALDARVRKDLRAWLRRLHDEVHVTTVFVTHDQEEAMEVADEIVIVNHGRIEQIGSPAEIYDRPATPFVMKFIGPVNILPSDSQIFQAHGIDSTEPEIFLRPHDVVIELAPDKATAPARVSRLVHLGWEIQAELVLDDGQVMTAHLTRERFDELDLSPQQRVYVKPKGAKAFPLHYSI, encoded by the coding sequence GTGGGCATCGTCGTAGAAAACGTCACCAAACGCTTTGGCGATTTCCTGGCCGTCGATAACGTCAGCCTTAGTTTAGAGTCCGGTTCGCTGGTGGCCCTGTTGGGTGCGTCGGGATCCGGTAAATCAACCCTGTTGCGGTTGATTGCCGGCCTCGAAAAGCCGGACAGCGGGCGAATTTGGCTCACCGGCAAAGATGCCACCGACCAAACCGTACAAGAGCGCAACATCGGCTTTGTGTTTCAGCACTACGCCCTGTTTAAGCACATGAACGTGCGCCAAAACATTGGATTTGGGTTGGAATTACAAAAGACCGATCGCGCCAAGGTGCGCCAGCGCGTCGATGAGCTACTGGAGTTGGTGCAGCTTTCGGGGTTGGGCGATCGCTACCCCTCCCAACTGTCCGGCGGCCAACGGCAGCGGGTGGCCCTGGCGCGGGCGTTGGCTGTGGAACCGAAGGTGTTGCTGTTGGATGAACCCTTTGGGGCATTGGATGCGAGGGTGCGCAAGGATTTGCGGGCCTGGTTGCGGCGTTTGCACGATGAAGTGCATGTGACCACGGTTTTTGTGACCCACGACCAAGAGGAAGCGATGGAAGTGGCCGATGAAATCGTGATTGTGAATCATGGGCGGATTGAACAAATTGGCTCGCCCGCTGAAATTTACGATCGCCCCGCCACGCCTTTTGTGATGAAGTTCATTGGGCCGGTGAACATTCTGCCCAGCGATTCCCAAATCTTCCAGGCTCACGGCATTGATTCCACGGAGCCGGAAATTTTCCTGCGGCCCCATGATGTGGTGATTGAACTAGCACCGGACAAGGCCACGGCTCCGGCCCGCGTTAGTCGGCTGGTGCATTTGGGTTGGGAAATTCAGGCGGAATTGGTGTTGGATGATGGGCAGGTGATGACGGCCCATCTGACACGGGAACGATTTGATGAATTAGATCTTTCGCCCCAGCAACGGGTTTACGTCAAACCCAAGGGAGCAAAGGCGTTTCCACTGCATTATTCGATCTAA
- a CDS encoding Npt1/Npt2 family nucleotide transporter, producing the protein MDANYQGTRGGAWQQVLRWLNLRPEEGERTWLMFAFYTTTTVGLSWLDNSTAGLFVDRYGAVGLPLIYLGNAAIGALMGFAYSLMQKVIPLRQTIVLIPILIALPLVAFRAGLGIEHLAAITVFVMRLWLDVTYVLNDINTSITANQLFNIREIKRTYPLISSGVLVADVISGFSLPVLLDWVGLPNVLLLAAATIAFGGGILFYLGRAYSQAFPDSPSRYTEESQADSNRRLQGPLRSYAGWLVAFFMLAQVLFLLVEFQFFDRLELQSKTTAGTGTGGDVASEIASFLGLFNGVLGLAELLTQWLVSSRAIERIGLFRSAAILPTAVLISGVLALLSIPLAAHGFSGAFLGAIGLKFMDELLRYTLFASTNPVLFQPIPDSVRGSIQARVRGVFESLSTGLAGLLILGTVFVCKHFLPPDYLEAQSWIVLGAIVILAVLWVVAVLGLRSRYISLLVISAERGRLGTMDVDSSTLRQAVIEALVQPGTTPEDKRSCIELLSRIDPERASEVLAPLLTGFPPVLQKQCLEVMLERPQTDYLAQVRALIVQQPPPEVLAAALRYVWITESDQDVRHLQPYLRPEVDPMVRGTAASLIMRRGSASQKAEATNSLRRMLTSGDVRERVMGCRALGEAAYLQALRLYVPDLLQDSSVEVRCALLEVIASARLEDYYPALLRGLNYKSTRESALRGLTKLEHEVLPMLLEMAEDCHKPDLMRMQAWGAIGRISTSEALDILVSRLLVSWGATRQTIMRTLLKLPDDAGIEGVLRRIGRSGVEMAIDQELRYVGQLAAALVDLSEASLTGREADLLRQSLRDSIQDAHERLFSLMKFLYPIGSIQAASFNLRSGSRESVARGLEILDNTLDIPSKRAVLGIFDSANDRDRLAAVNELMHYQPMPPRDRVRRLLDLRYFLSDWPLACCFHVARSLRWSLTTDQTLACLRHPRGFVREAVLAYLELASQRMLAEILPRMVHDPDRLVLAQVQHLAQGLGVALPTKSAEASGPA; encoded by the coding sequence ATGGATGCCAACTATCAGGGAACCCGAGGCGGCGCATGGCAACAGGTGCTGCGCTGGCTGAACCTTCGGCCCGAAGAAGGGGAACGCACTTGGTTGATGTTCGCCTTCTACACCACCACCACCGTGGGGTTGAGTTGGCTGGATAACAGCACGGCGGGTCTGTTTGTCGATCGCTACGGGGCCGTGGGCCTGCCGCTCATTTATTTGGGCAACGCGGCGATCGGGGCCTTGATGGGCTTTGCCTATTCCCTGATGCAGAAGGTCATTCCCCTGCGTCAGACGATCGTCTTGATTCCAATTTTGATTGCCCTGCCCCTGGTGGCCTTTCGGGCGGGACTGGGCATTGAGCACCTGGCGGCGATCACGGTTTTTGTGATGCGGCTGTGGCTGGATGTGACCTATGTGCTCAACGACATCAACACCTCCATCACCGCCAACCAGCTTTTTAACATTCGGGAAATTAAACGCACCTATCCCCTCATCAGCAGTGGTGTGCTGGTGGCGGATGTGATCAGCGGTTTTTCGCTGCCGGTGCTGTTGGATTGGGTGGGGCTGCCGAATGTGTTGCTGTTGGCGGCCGCCACGATCGCCTTTGGGGGCGGCATTTTGTTTTATCTGGGCCGGGCCTACAGTCAGGCCTTCCCCGATTCCCCCAGTCGCTACACCGAAGAGTCCCAGGCGGATTCCAATCGCCGGCTGCAGGGGCCCCTGCGCAGCTATGCGGGCTGGCTGGTGGCCTTTTTCATGCTGGCGCAGGTGTTGTTTCTGCTGGTGGAATTTCAGTTTTTTGATCGACTGGAGTTGCAGAGCAAAACGACGGCGGGCACGGGCACCGGGGGTGACGTGGCCAGCGAGATTGCCAGTTTTTTGGGCCTGTTTAACGGGGTGTTGGGGTTGGCGGAGTTGCTGACCCAATGGCTGGTGTCCAGTCGGGCGATCGAGCGGATTGGCCTGTTTCGATCGGCGGCCATTTTGCCCACGGCGGTGCTGATTTCCGGGGTTTTGGCCCTGTTGAGCATTCCGCTAGCGGCCCATGGATTTTCGGGCGCGTTCCTCGGGGCGATCGGCCTGAAGTTCATGGATGAGCTGCTGCGCTACACCCTCTTTGCCAGCACCAACCCAGTGCTGTTCCAGCCCATTCCCGACAGCGTGCGGGGCAGCATCCAAGCCCGGGTTCGCGGTGTGTTTGAGTCGCTCTCCACGGGGCTGGCGGGGCTGCTGATTTTGGGGACGGTGTTTGTTTGCAAGCACTTTTTACCACCGGACTACCTGGAAGCCCAAAGCTGGATTGTGCTGGGGGCGATCGTCATTTTGGCGGTGCTCTGGGTGGTGGCGGTGTTGGGGTTGCGATCGCGCTACATCAGCCTGTTGGTGATCAGCGCCGAGCGGGGCCGGCTGGGCACGATGGATGTGGACTCTTCCACCCTGCGCCAGGCGGTGATTGAGGCCCTGGTGCAACCAGGAACCACTCCCGAAGACAAGCGATCGTGCATCGAACTCCTGAGCCGCATTGACCCCGAGCGGGCCAGTGAAGTGCTGGCTCCCCTGCTGACCGGGTTTCCGCCCGTGCTGCAAAAGCAATGTTTGGAAGTGATGCTGGAGCGGCCCCAAACGGACTATCTCGCGCAAGTGCGGGCCCTGATTGTGCAGCAACCACCGCCGGAGGTGCTGGCGGCGGCCCTACGCTACGTCTGGATTACGGAATCCGATCAGGATGTGCGCCATTTGCAGCCCTACCTGCGGCCGGAGGTGGATCCCATGGTGCGGGGTACGGCGGCCTCGTTAATCATGCGCCGTGGATCTGCAAGCCAAAAGGCCGAAGCCACCAACAGTTTGCGCCGAATGCTCACCAGCGGCGATGTGCGAGAGCGGGTGATGGGTTGTCGGGCCTTGGGCGAGGCGGCCTATCTCCAGGCCCTGCGGTTGTATGTGCCGGATTTGCTTCAAGATTCATCGGTAGAGGTGCGTTGCGCCCTGCTGGAAGTGATTGCCTCGGCCCGGCTGGAAGACTATTACCCGGCCCTGTTGCGGGGGCTGAATTACAAGAGCACCCGGGAATCGGCCCTGCGCGGGTTGACCAAGCTGGAGCATGAGGTGCTGCCGATGCTGTTGGAAATGGCGGAGGACTGCCATAAGCCGGATCTGATGCGGATGCAGGCCTGGGGGGCGATCGGGCGCATTAGCACCTCAGAAGCCTTGGATATTTTGGTGTCGCGGTTGTTGGTGTCCTGGGGAGCCACCCGCCAAACGATTATGCGCACCCTGCTGAAGCTGCCCGATGACGCGGGGATTGAGGGCGTGTTGCGGCGGATTGGGCGAAGTGGGGTGGAAATGGCGATCGACCAGGAGTTGCGCTACGTGGGGCAACTGGCGGCGGCGCTGGTGGATTTGTCGGAAGCGTCCCTCACGGGGCGGGAGGCGGATCTGCTGCGCCAGTCCCTGCGCGATTCGATTCAGGATGCCCATGAACGGCTCTTTTCCCTGATGAAGTTCCTCTATCCGATCGGGTCGATTCAAGCGGCTTCCTTTAATTTGCGATCGGGGTCGCGGGAGTCCGTGGCTCGGGGCTTGGAGATTTTGGATAATACGCTGGATATTCCCAGTAAGCGGGCGGTGTTGGGAATTTTTGACTCCGCCAACGATCGCGATCGGCTGGCGGCGGTGAATGAGCTGATGCATTACCAACCCATGCCCCCGCGCGATCGGGTGCGGCGGCTTTTGGATTTGCGCTATTTCCTGTCCGATTGGCCCTTGGCCTGTTGCTTCCATGTGGCGCGGTCTTTGCGCTGGAGCTTGACGACGGATCAAACCCTGGCCTGTTTGCGTCACCCACGCGGCTTTGTGCGGGAAGCGGTGCTAGCCTATTTGGAGTTGGCTTCTCAGCGGATGTTGGCGGAAATTTTGCCCCGGATGGTGCATGATCCCGATCGCCTGGTTCTGGCCCAGGTGCAACATCTGGCCCAGGGGTTGGGCGTTGCCCTGCCCACCAAGTCCGCCGAGGCTTCGGGCCCTGCCTAG
- the infC gene encoding translation initiation factor IF-3 — MPPVIDKRKPANLPPINENIRFPEVRLIDADGAQVGIIPTYDARRMAEEKELDLVLISDKAVPPVCRIMDYGKYKFEQEKKAREAKKKQHTADVKEVKMRYKIDPHDYQVRIRAAERFLKAGDKVKATITFRGREIQHAHLAETLLNQMMQDLQEVAEVQQAPKREGRNMMMLLSPKREK; from the coding sequence ATGCCACCAGTCATCGACAAACGCAAACCCGCGAATCTTCCCCCCATCAACGAAAACATCCGCTTTCCCGAAGTGCGCCTGATTGATGCAGACGGCGCACAGGTTGGAATCATCCCCACCTACGACGCACGCCGCATGGCCGAGGAAAAGGAACTAGACCTCGTGCTGATTAGTGACAAGGCCGTGCCGCCCGTTTGCCGGATCATGGACTACGGCAAATATAAGTTTGAGCAAGAAAAGAAGGCGCGCGAGGCCAAGAAGAAGCAGCATACGGCTGACGTGAAAGAAGTCAAGATGCGCTACAAAATCGACCCGCACGATTACCAAGTGCGGATCCGCGCCGCTGAACGCTTCCTCAAGGCCGGCGATAAAGTGAAGGCTACGATCACCTTCCGGGGGCGGGAAATTCAGCACGCCCACCTGGCGGAAACCTTGCTCAATCAAATGATGCAGGATCTGCAAGAAGTGGCTGAGGTGCAGCAAGCGCCGAAGCGGGAAGGCCGCAATATGATGATGCTGCTGTCACCCAAGCGGGAAAAGTAA
- a CDS encoding Fe2+-dependent dioxygenase, whose product MIISIANVLSAAELATIEAQLAGATFIDGQSTAGWHAKLVKQNTQLASTDPAFGPLRTLVQQALWRNPLFQMAALPKAIGPILFSRYETGMAYGSHVDNAFMGSDPKIRSDLSLTLFLRSPETYDGGELVIETTNGEETFKLAAGAMVLYPSSTLHRVEAIAQGVRLVAVTWIQSLVKDPAERELLFDLDTARQSLFAKTGKTPEFDLIAKTHANLLRKWGEL is encoded by the coding sequence ATGATTATTTCTATTGCTAATGTGCTGAGCGCGGCGGAACTGGCCACCATTGAGGCGCAACTGGCAGGCGCAACATTTATTGACGGCCAGTCCACCGCTGGCTGGCACGCCAAGCTCGTGAAGCAAAACACCCAACTGGCCAGCACAGACCCCGCCTTTGGCCCCTTGCGAACGTTGGTGCAACAGGCCCTATGGCGCAATCCGTTGTTTCAAATGGCCGCGCTACCCAAGGCGATCGGGCCGATTTTGTTCAGTCGCTACGAAACGGGCATGGCCTACGGCAGCCACGTGGACAACGCTTTCATGGGCAGCGATCCCAAGATTCGATCGGACTTGTCTCTCACCCTGTTTTTGCGATCGCCCGAAACCTACGACGGTGGCGAATTGGTGATTGAAACCACCAATGGCGAAGAAACCTTCAAGCTCGCAGCCGGGGCCATGGTGCTCTATCCCTCCTCCACCCTGCACCGCGTGGAGGCGATCGCCCAAGGCGTGCGACTGGTGGCCGTCACTTGGATCCAAAGTCTTGTTAAAGATCCCGCCGAGCGAGAGCTGCTCTTTGACCTGGACACCGCCCGCCAATCGCTATTTGCCAAAACCGGCAAAACGCCCGAGTTTGACCTCATTGCCAAAACCCATGCCAACCTGCTTCGGAAATGGGGAGAACTCTAG
- the efeO gene encoding iron uptake system protein EfeO encodes MKNKTKLWVGIGAYLLTALSPTGCAVAPQQNAAVSTQEAASPGAESPVASATASPGAVASELDPCRRGAGGEGGEGGEGGEGGEGAEDSSAAVTPNPAIKPEELQKAVADYKTYVVQEVDRLVTDTKVFTDRVIAGDVAGAKAVYGSSRLGWERIEPIASSFAALDGAIDARVDDFKGEDDPAFTGFHRIEMGLFKYNTTKGYEPFARKLMTDLQGLKTCVASLEIEPRDMVRGASELIEEVSLGKITGEEDRYSRLDFWSFRANLEGSQKVVDLVRPMVQRIQPTVLQRVDRDFAAVNQVLEKYKLPNGDFMTYDKLSAADKKRLQADLAKLAENISKLRGVIGV; translated from the coding sequence ATGAAAAATAAGACAAAACTTTGGGTTGGCATTGGTGCATATCTGTTAACGGCCCTGAGTCCCACGGGCTGTGCGGTTGCCCCTCAGCAAAATGCAGCGGTCTCAACCCAAGAAGCGGCCTCGCCTGGGGCTGAATCTCCCGTGGCTTCCGCAACGGCCTCGCCTGGGGCGGTGGCTTCGGAACTGGATCCCTGTCGGCGGGGCGCTGGCGGTGAAGGGGGCGAAGGCGGTGAAGGCGGTGAAGGTGGCGAAGGGGCCGAAGACAGCAGTGCTGCGGTCACACCGAACCCGGCCATTAAGCCAGAGGAACTTCAGAAAGCGGTGGCCGATTACAAGACCTATGTGGTGCAAGAGGTCGATCGCCTGGTGACCGATACAAAGGTGTTTACCGATCGGGTAATTGCCGGAGATGTGGCGGGGGCGAAAGCGGTGTATGGCTCATCGCGGTTGGGTTGGGAACGCATTGAGCCGATCGCCTCGTCCTTTGCGGCTCTAGATGGGGCGATCGATGCGCGGGTGGATGACTTTAAAGGGGAAGACGACCCGGCATTCACAGGTTTCCACCGCATTGAAATGGGGTTGTTTAAGTACAACACCACCAAAGGCTATGAACCCTTTGCCCGCAAGCTAATGACGGATCTTCAGGGGCTAAAAACCTGCGTGGCTTCCCTGGAAATTGAGCCGAGGGATATGGTTCGCGGGGCTTCGGAACTGATTGAAGAAGTCTCCCTGGGCAAAATTACCGGCGAGGAAGATCGCTACAGCCGTCTGGATTTTTGGTCATTCCGCGCCAACTTGGAAGGCTCCCAAAAGGTTGTGGATTTGGTGCGGCCCATGGTGCAGCGAATTCAGCCCACAGTGCTGCAACGGGTCGATCGGGATTTTGCGGCCGTGAATCAGGTTTTGGAGAAATATAAGCTGCCCAATGGCGACTTCATGACCTACGACAAGCTTTCGGCCGCCGACAAAAAGCGCTTACAGGCAGATTTGGCCAAGCTTGCGGAAAACATTTCCAAACTACGGGGCGTAATCGGTGTTTAG